The Rhodothermales bacterium genomic sequence CGCCGGCTTGTTGTAGGCTGTCCACGCCAGGTTGTACTGGGCGACAGGGCGGGTGATGAGGGCCTGTTCTTCCCCCGGGACGGCGTTATCCGGGTAGATGGCAAGCGGATTCCACTCGATGGACTCGCCGTATTCGGTGCCCTTGTAGTAATCCGCCGCCACGTACAGGTCCATGAAGGTGTTGAAGCCCTCGTCCATCCACGGATACAACCGCTCGTTGGAGCCGACGAGCATCGGAAACCACTCGTGCCCGAATTCGTGCGCCAGCACCCAGTGGAGGTCTTCCACGCGGGCATTGTCCGGCACGAACGTGAGCATCGGGTACTCCATCCCCTCGATGGGGCCTTCGACGGTGGTGGCGTGGGGATACGGATAGGGGTGCCACATCTCGCTGAAGGTCTTGATGGAATGGACAGCCATGCGGATGGCTTCTTCCCACTTGGTGGCCTCGGAGCGGTAGAAGGTCTGTATGAGGACCCCGTTCCAGCCGGCGGCATCCCAGCGGAAGTTCGGGCTGGCGGCGAAGGCGAAGTCGCGCACATCGGATGCTTTGAAGTGCCAGTCGAGCCGGCCGGAAGAAGATGGCCGGGTGCGAGCCGTGTTGCCGGCCTCGTCCTTCGTGACGATTGAAACCGGCGTTTCGGACGCTATAGCGCGGGCAAGCCGCTCGCGCTGGGTCGGCGTAAGCACGGCCTCGGGATTCTGTAATTCACCGGTCGCGACGGCCAGGTAGGTGGCCGGCAGATCCAACGTGACGTCGAAATCCCCGTATTCCAGGTAAAATTCGCCGGCGCCGATGTACGGCTCGTTGTTCCATCCGCGGACGTCGTCGTACACCGCCAGGCGGGGGTACCACTGAGCGATTTCGTAGAGGGCCTCGTCGCGCCCCATGCGAGCGCCGCCGTAGGGCGGGATGATCATGCGCCAGTCGACGTCGAACGCGAGCACTCCGCCGGGCGGGAGCGGCTCCGCGAGGTCGACCCGCATGGTTGTGTTGTAGATATGATGGGCGAGGTCGCGGCCGGCGGACTGAATCCGGTTGATGAAGATGCCC encodes the following:
- a CDS encoding M1 family metallopeptidase, producing MYTLYLLAFFALGTLTASAQEASPFHPLDLPAANTYRTGSGRPGVDYWQQRVDYTIQASLNVETNEITGSETIRYTNNSPDDLPYLWMHLEQNMCAPTSVTNQLDQPPFIFLGSVFDFSCQGFEGGIFINRIQSAGRDLAHHIYNTTMRVDLAEPLPPGGVLAFDVDWRMIIPPYGGARMGRDEALYEIAQWYPRLAVYDDVRGWNNEPYIGAGEFYLEYGDFDVTLDLPATYLAVATGELQNPEAVLTPTQRERLARAIASETPVSIVTKDEAGNTARTRPSSSGRLDWHFKASDVRDFAFAASPNFRWDAAGWNGVLIQTFYRSEATKWEEAIRMAVHSIKTFSEMWHPYPYPHATTVEGPIEGMEYPMLTFVPDNARVEDLHWVLAHEFGHEWFPMLVGSNERLYPWMDEGFNTFMDLYVAADYYKGTEYGESIEWNPLAIYPDNAVPGEEQALITRPVAQYNLAWTAYNKPALMLQLLRHEVLGPERFDAAFKAYIQAWTNKHPTPADFFRIMRDVSGMDLDWFWRGWVMTPARLDQAVLGVVPRAEGGSNVRLQNKQDMVMPLELRVDFADGTTQTFRLPVEMWNQGPIFTYRVPGTTAVRTVEIDPRRRMPDDERTNNVWRAP